One part of the Halovulum dunhuangense genome encodes these proteins:
- a CDS encoding reverse transcriptase domain-containing protein, translated as MDDVNALGTYLRQSNSGRSIDCWPQGMYPAKMVGSDFLRFIEQHHGIKSRAIVRFMDDFVLYSEDQDSLTEDFYLIQKLLGQKGLTVNPSKTVAGGVVAAQVEDDIDEVKANLLAKRRKAALLAYLDDFEAALEEIRSC; from the coding sequence ATGGACGACGTTAACGCCCTTGGCACTTATTTGAGGCAAAGCAACTCAGGGCGGAGCATCGACTGCTGGCCACAGGGAATGTATCCCGCCAAAATGGTCGGCAGTGACTTTCTGCGATTTATAGAACAGCATCACGGAATTAAGTCTAGAGCGATTGTTCGCTTCATGGATGACTTCGTTTTATACTCAGAAGATCAAGATAGTCTGACAGAAGACTTCTATTTGATACAGAAGCTACTTGGTCAAAAGGGTTTGACCGTCAATCCTAGCAAGACTGTTGCCGGCGGCGTTGTCGCCGCACAAGTCGAAGATGATATTGACGAAGTGAAGGCAAACTTACTCGCCAAGCGCAGAAAGGCTGCGCTTCTCGCATATTTGGATGACTTTGAAGCTGCACTTGAAGAAATTAGGTCCTGTTGA
- a CDS encoding GIY-YIG nuclease family protein, whose amino-acid sequence MVRPTLDEIFAEPDEFGLLEVRLKPGAGSSGPDRALSILREVSAFYERLGRLPDADAVDHEEMRLGTIWEAVRGSPTDEMREADRLGLLDAVEEPAPTSWRDEPDAAEIPESLDDIFGDDDLDVDAELVDLRHVTPAAERHLPDHRAEFTPCRDFERFASRFEEMHAALEAGERRAIPVKKWAVIEPLEGDFFIRGGLLALIAEKSEMSARGGSRDHRLRVIFSNGTESDPLMSSFRKSLNDDKTARMVERLGLGPLDPEWEADRLRLSGTIYVARSLSEDPVIKSQRMILHKIGVTSQDVRRRVADARNDPTFLLAPVEIVATYELKSLPRNKIEDLLHRFFAPAQPAELFVVDRFGKKIRPKEWFYVLPEHVGQAVELLRSGRLHDFSYDPRSQELTKK is encoded by the coding sequence ATGGTTCGGCCGACGCTCGACGAGATCTTCGCGGAGCCCGACGAGTTCGGCCTCCTCGAGGTCAGGTTGAAGCCGGGGGCAGGATCCAGCGGCCCGGACCGCGCTCTCTCCATCTTGCGGGAGGTCAGCGCCTTCTACGAGCGTCTTGGACGTCTCCCAGATGCCGATGCCGTGGACCACGAGGAGATGCGCCTGGGGACGATCTGGGAGGCTGTGCGGGGCTCTCCGACCGACGAGATGCGGGAAGCGGACCGGCTCGGCCTTCTCGATGCCGTGGAGGAGCCCGCGCCGACTTCCTGGCGCGACGAGCCCGATGCCGCGGAAATACCCGAGAGCCTGGACGACATCTTCGGCGACGACGATCTCGACGTCGATGCGGAACTGGTCGACCTGCGTCACGTGACACCGGCCGCCGAGCGGCATCTTCCAGATCACCGGGCCGAGTTCACGCCTTGCCGGGACTTCGAGCGATTCGCCTCCCGGTTCGAGGAGATGCATGCGGCCCTGGAGGCTGGCGAGCGACGCGCGATCCCGGTCAAGAAGTGGGCAGTGATCGAACCCCTCGAAGGAGATTTCTTCATCCGGGGCGGTCTCCTCGCCCTCATCGCCGAGAAATCCGAGATGTCCGCCCGGGGCGGATCTCGCGACCATCGCCTTCGGGTGATCTTCTCCAACGGCACGGAGAGCGATCCGCTGATGTCCTCGTTCCGGAAGTCCCTGAACGACGACAAGACGGCCCGCATGGTCGAGCGCCTCGGTCTCGGACCCCTTGACCCCGAGTGGGAAGCCGATCGTCTCAGGCTCTCCGGAACGATCTACGTGGCCCGAAGCCTGTCCGAGGACCCCGTGATCAAGTCGCAGAGGATGATCCTCCACAAGATCGGAGTCACCAGCCAGGACGTCCGCCGACGCGTCGCGGACGCCCGAAATGACCCGACGTTCCTCCTCGCCCCCGTCGAGATCGTGGCAACCTACGAGTTGAAAAGCCTGCCGCGCAACAAGATCGAAGACCTTCTTCATCGCTTCTTCGCGCCAGCGCAACCGGCTGAACTCTTCGTGGTGGACAGGTTTGGGAAGAAGATCCGGCCGAAAGAATGGTTTTATGTTCTTCCGGAGCACGTTGGACAAGCTGTGGAACTGCTTCGTTCCGGCCGCCTTCACGATTTCTCCTACGATCCCCGATCGCAAGAACTGACCAAAAAATAA
- a CDS encoding DEAD/DEAH box helicase, which translates to MIPMVQVSYGSSGSGTNAMGMRPMQERVYAARAAQYLLLKAPPAAGKSRALMFLALDKMRHQGLGKTIVCVPETSIGASFRSTDLRSGGFEADWTVEDRWNLCLTGEEADPQKVRAFTAFLASDARVLVCTHATFRFGFEAALDTVGLEAFDDCFIAIDEFHHVSASDNNRLGSYLRQLLAREQCHVMAMTGSYFRGDADPVLRPEDEVRFSTITYSYYEQLEGYEHLKALAINYQFYKGNYLNGLPDVLDTTRKTIIHIPHRGSTEAFDTKQNEVGLIMGLIGEYRSRDPETGFDLIETRDGRMLKVADLVDDGPGRDIVKTALGREIRDANGKRDDAADRAKVDIIIALGMAKEGFDWVWCEHALTIGYRSSLTEIVQIIGRATRDAPGKPKAIFTNLVAEPGVETGVVTDAVNDMLKAISGSLLMEQVLAPNFRFYRREDGDVREPMSVDGQGNVMIGIKGLVEPPTDRAKEICEKDMHDLMAAACQQIDKRVLAPDTAPEVATQMLLTGIIEKRYENLSPDETESVRQHLAAHMNILSLARQEQEKGFSEAGGVFEGKTSETEGGDADDDLPEAPNTLLQMVKKFINVREVDIELIDSVNAFRERFEVASKSLDSKLLATVQSAMVALRVEMTEDEARTLWPRIKAFRVAEGREPNLNAVDHLEKRMAEALAWLKAQKAKRMREGAI; encoded by the coding sequence ATGATCCCGATGGTCCAGGTGAGCTACGGCAGCTCGGGGAGCGGTACCAACGCTATGGGGATGCGCCCGATGCAGGAGCGCGTCTACGCGGCGCGGGCTGCCCAGTATCTCCTCCTGAAGGCGCCGCCGGCGGCCGGCAAGAGCCGCGCCCTGATGTTCTTGGCCCTCGACAAGATGCGCCACCAGGGGCTCGGCAAGACGATCGTCTGCGTGCCCGAGACCTCGATCGGCGCCTCGTTCCGCTCGACCGACCTGAGGAGCGGAGGGTTCGAGGCGGACTGGACGGTCGAAGATCGGTGGAACCTCTGCCTGACGGGGGAGGAGGCGGATCCGCAGAAGGTGCGCGCCTTCACTGCCTTCCTGGCGAGCGACGCCAGGGTCCTCGTCTGCACCCACGCCACCTTCCGATTTGGATTCGAGGCGGCGCTCGACACGGTGGGGCTGGAGGCGTTCGACGACTGCTTCATCGCCATCGACGAGTTCCACCACGTCTCTGCGTCCGACAACAACCGGCTGGGCAGCTACCTGCGGCAGCTGCTTGCGCGGGAGCAGTGCCACGTGATGGCGATGACCGGGAGCTACTTCCGGGGCGACGCCGACCCGGTGCTTCGACCGGAAGACGAGGTGCGTTTCTCGACGATCACCTACAGCTACTACGAGCAGCTCGAGGGCTACGAGCACCTCAAGGCGCTGGCGATCAACTACCAGTTCTACAAGGGAAACTACCTCAACGGCCTGCCGGACGTGCTCGACACGACCCGCAAGACCATCATCCACATTCCCCACCGAGGCTCGACCGAGGCCTTCGACACGAAGCAGAACGAGGTGGGGCTCATCATGGGTCTCATCGGGGAATACAGGTCGCGCGATCCCGAGACCGGCTTCGACCTGATCGAGACGCGCGACGGGCGGATGCTGAAGGTCGCGGACCTCGTGGACGACGGCCCCGGTCGGGACATCGTCAAGACCGCGCTCGGCCGCGAGATCAGGGACGCCAACGGCAAGCGCGACGATGCGGCCGACCGGGCCAAGGTGGACATCATCATCGCGCTCGGTATGGCGAAGGAGGGGTTCGACTGGGTGTGGTGCGAGCACGCGCTCACCATCGGCTACCGGTCCTCGCTGACCGAAATCGTCCAGATCATCGGACGCGCCACGCGGGACGCGCCGGGCAAGCCAAAGGCGATTTTCACGAACCTGGTGGCGGAGCCCGGGGTCGAGACGGGGGTCGTCACGGACGCCGTCAACGACATGCTGAAGGCGATCTCGGGATCGCTCCTGATGGAACAGGTCCTCGCGCCCAACTTCAGGTTCTACCGTCGCGAGGATGGCGACGTGCGCGAGCCGATGTCGGTCGACGGCCAGGGGAACGTGATGATCGGCATCAAGGGGCTCGTCGAGCCGCCCACGGACCGCGCGAAGGAAATCTGTGAGAAGGATATGCACGACCTGATGGCAGCGGCCTGCCAACAGATCGACAAGCGCGTCCTGGCGCCCGACACGGCGCCCGAAGTGGCGACCCAGATGCTCCTCACGGGCATCATCGAGAAGCGGTATGAGAACCTCTCGCCGGACGAGACGGAGTCCGTCCGACAGCACCTCGCCGCCCACATGAACATCCTCTCGCTTGCGCGCCAGGAGCAGGAGAAGGGTTTCTCGGAGGCGGGTGGCGTCTTCGAGGGGAAGACGTCCGAGACCGAAGGTGGGGACGCAGACGACGACCTCCCCGAGGCACCCAACACGCTCCTGCAGATGGTCAAGAAGTTCATCAACGTCCGCGAGGTCGACATCGAGCTCATCGACAGCGTGAATGCGTTCCGCGAGCGGTTCGAGGTAGCGTCCAAGTCCCTCGACTCGAAACTCCTGGCGACGGTGCAGTCGGCGATGGTCGCCCTGCGTGTCGAGATGACCGAGGACGAGGCGCGGACCCTCTGGCCGCGGATCAAGGCCTTCCGGGTCGCCGAGGGCCGGGAGCCGAACCTCAACGCGGTCGATCACCTGGAGAAGCGAATGGCCGAGGCGCTGGCCTGGCTCAAGGCGCAGAAGGCGAAGCGGATGCGCGAGGGGGCGATCTGA
- a CDS encoding class I SAM-dependent DNA methyltransferase, producing MNPTEIFEAIEAIARAPFDAGEFPFAFAEATDNAKATISKLRNGTTNKSDLPGGVLVARKFHYAPALRGMTDVTLDALRGSKRTATAKPAILIATDGETVAAEHRASGDTLHCRFDEIGDHFGFFLPAAGKERYRAVEENPIDVKATGKLARLYDALVKANPDWATDARRHEMNQLMMRLIFCLFAEDVGIFPYNQFSRLVFSHAGNKGEEAREAILAAFRAMNLPKDRRAGLPAWTAELEYVNGGLFASGIDAPVFDPVAFRYLKDAAALNWREINPDIFGSMIQSVADPKQRAELGMHYTSVPNIMKVIGPLFLDDLDAEIEKAWDRPNGLRRALSRMAGMRVFDPACGSGNFLVVSYRELRARETRILQRIAELEGSTQVQMWSAIPITNFYGIELDDFAAETAKLALFISEYQANARFGEVFGQMPATLPLKEAARITCGNALRLNWDIVCPPPGEGEQVFIAGNPPFLGDNSRTDEQNADMEHVLAGTLDSYKRIDFVSCWMFKAANYTRGRSARSALVATNSICQGQSVGALWPHILVDGIEIGFAHTSFKWRNNASANAAVICVIVGLRNESRERKRLFSGDLGAVVSTINAYLLDGPNLFIHAEARSIFGLPYMEYGNKPTDDGNLILSEVEKDDLLSEYPEASRFVKKFMGSDEVVNGKVRYCLWVPDQDADEAAAIPALRARFDRVAAFRAASKAAQTRPAAAFPHRFRQAQNWARSHAILVPSVSSERRPYLPVERVGADVIPSNLNQVLYDAPDWCLALIASRLHLVWIATVCGKLKSDFRYSNTMGWNTFPVPHFTQDQLEQLSASARRIMKTRWSHYPATIAELYDPERMPDDLRQAHKENDDLLESMYIGRPFRNDTERLEKLFKLYAARMKQEAAA from the coding sequence CAACAAGTCCGATCTGCCGGGTGGCGTCCTGGTGGCCCGCAAGTTCCACTATGCCCCGGCGCTCCGCGGTATGACAGACGTGACGCTCGACGCCCTGCGCGGATCGAAGCGCACGGCGACGGCGAAGCCGGCGATCCTGATCGCGACGGACGGCGAGACGGTCGCAGCGGAGCATCGGGCAAGCGGGGACACGCTCCACTGCCGGTTCGACGAGATCGGGGACCACTTCGGTTTCTTCCTCCCGGCTGCCGGGAAGGAGCGCTACCGGGCCGTCGAGGAGAACCCGATCGACGTCAAGGCGACTGGCAAGCTCGCCCGGCTCTACGACGCGCTCGTCAAGGCGAACCCGGACTGGGCAACGGATGCCCGACGCCACGAGATGAACCAGCTGATGATGCGGCTGATCTTCTGCCTCTTCGCGGAGGATGTCGGGATCTTCCCCTACAACCAGTTCAGCCGCCTCGTCTTCTCCCACGCCGGCAACAAGGGCGAGGAGGCGCGCGAGGCGATCCTGGCGGCCTTCCGCGCGATGAATCTACCCAAGGACCGGCGAGCCGGCCTGCCGGCCTGGACGGCCGAACTCGAGTATGTGAACGGCGGCCTCTTCGCCAGCGGGATCGATGCGCCCGTCTTCGATCCCGTAGCATTCCGCTATCTCAAGGACGCCGCCGCCCTGAACTGGCGGGAGATCAACCCGGACATCTTCGGCTCGATGATCCAGTCGGTGGCGGATCCGAAGCAGCGCGCCGAGCTCGGCATGCACTACACCTCGGTCCCGAACATCATGAAGGTTATCGGCCCCCTGTTCCTCGACGACCTCGATGCCGAGATCGAGAAGGCCTGGGACCGTCCGAACGGGCTCCGGCGGGCCCTGTCGCGGATGGCGGGTATGCGGGTCTTCGACCCGGCCTGCGGCTCGGGCAACTTCCTCGTGGTGTCCTACCGCGAGCTGCGGGCGCGGGAGACGCGGATCCTGCAGCGGATCGCCGAGCTCGAGGGCTCGACCCAGGTCCAGATGTGGTCCGCCATCCCGATCACGAACTTCTACGGGATCGAGCTCGACGACTTCGCGGCCGAGACGGCCAAGCTCGCCCTGTTCATCTCCGAATACCAAGCCAACGCCCGGTTCGGCGAGGTGTTCGGCCAGATGCCGGCGACTCTACCCCTTAAGGAGGCCGCTCGTATCACCTGTGGGAATGCTCTTCGATTGAACTGGGATATTGTCTGCCCACCTCCGGGCGAAGGTGAACAGGTCTTCATTGCCGGCAACCCGCCCTTCTTGGGAGACAACTCCCGCACCGACGAGCAGAACGCCGATATGGAGCATGTCCTCGCGGGAACATTGGACTCCTACAAACGCATCGATTTCGTCTCATGTTGGATGTTCAAGGCGGCCAACTACACCCGCGGCCGCTCTGCCCGCTCCGCGCTTGTGGCCACGAACTCGATATGCCAGGGGCAGTCCGTGGGCGCGCTCTGGCCGCACATTCTGGTGGACGGCATCGAGATTGGATTTGCCCATACGTCTTTCAAGTGGCGGAACAATGCGTCTGCAAATGCTGCCGTCATTTGCGTAATCGTGGGGCTTCGAAACGAAAGCCGCGAAAGAAAGCGACTCTTCTCGGGAGATCTCGGCGCGGTAGTTTCCACCATCAACGCCTATCTCCTTGATGGTCCAAATCTGTTCATCCACGCCGAGGCCCGCTCAATTTTTGGACTTCCCTATATGGAATACGGAAACAAGCCGACCGATGACGGGAATCTGATCCTGAGTGAGGTAGAGAAGGATGACCTTCTCTCGGAATACCCGGAAGCATCCAGGTTCGTGAAGAAGTTCATGGGCTCTGACGAGGTCGTGAACGGCAAGGTACGATATTGCCTCTGGGTTCCAGATCAGGATGCCGATGAGGCTGCCGCCATTCCCGCCCTTCGGGCGAGGTTCGATCGCGTGGCTGCGTTCAGGGCGGCCAGCAAGGCCGCGCAGACCCGACCGGCCGCGGCGTTTCCTCATCGGTTCAGACAAGCGCAGAACTGGGCGCGATCCCACGCGATCCTTGTTCCCAGTGTATCTTCAGAGCGCCGTCCGTATCTCCCAGTAGAGCGCGTCGGGGCGGATGTCATTCCTTCGAACCTTAACCAGGTTCTTTATGATGCCCCTGACTGGTGTTTGGCACTTATTGCCTCACGGCTGCATCTTGTCTGGATTGCGACCGTCTGCGGCAAGCTGAAGTCCGATTTCCGGTATTCGAACACGATGGGCTGGAATACCTTCCCAGTTCCACATTTCACCCAGGATCAGCTCGAACAGCTCTCGGCCTCCGCCCGCCGCATCATGAAGACCCGGTGGAGTCATTACCCTGCCACGATCGCCGAGCTCTATGATCCGGAGAGGATGCCAGATGACCTCCGGCAAGCTCACAAGGAGAACGACGACCTCCTCGAGTCGATGTATATCGGCCGCCCGTTCCGGAACGACACCGAGAGGCTCGAGAAGCTCTTCAAGCTCTATGCCGCCCGAATGAAGCAGGAGGCCGCCGCATGA